From the genome of Polynucleobacter sp. AM-7D1:
GACAGCTTCTTGGCGTGCCGCTTTGGCCGTTCGCGATGCCGGACCGCCGGCAATGTTGCGCAGTGTGCGCCCTAATATTGTGCAATCTATCCGTGCTTTCCGTACTCCTGACCTCCAGGAGGCTGCTACAGAGCTTGGCCAACACTTCATTTACGCCAATTGCGCAAATGCAATGACTAAAGGCGAAGTATTGGAAGCGATTGCTATTGCTTATACATTTACCAAGCAACAAGCGAAGAATTTCGATCCTTTGCTAGATGCTTTGACAACCACGGTTGATAAGTCTGGTCCACAACCAGGTTTCGTTGTAGTGCTCGAAGGCCTGCCTTGTACACAGAAGT
Proteins encoded in this window:
- a CDS encoding barstar family protein, translating into MNNRSENGTTVSFDEHSRAESWDSNDRLETESSAANIYAEGGLSRLQTYAANQVSGKKVTASWRAALAVRDAGPPAMLRSVRPNIVQSIRAFRTPDLQEAATELGQHFIYANCANAMTKGEVLEAIAIAYTFTKQQAKNFDPLLDALTTTVDKSGPQPGFVVVLEGLPCTQKFDKEARETLLDVFRDAVDFWSERRTPYRVFYSFA